The genomic stretch ATTTTTATTTTGCCGGCTTTCTGCCGCCCAAAGCGGGCGAGCGGGCGCAATGGTTTGAGCGTTGGCGCGAAGTGCCCTATGCCGTGGCGATGTTTGAAACGCCGCACCGCATCGAGGCGGCACTCGCCCAAATGGCCGAAATCCTGCCCAACCGGCATTTGGTGCTGGCACGCGAAATCAGCAAAACGTTTGAAACCTTTATCAGCGGCAGCGTGGCCGAAGTGCTGGCTGCCGTGCGTGCCGATGCCAACCAGACGCGCGGCGAGATGGTGCTGGTGCTGCACCCGCCCGAAGCCGCCGCTGCCAACGAACTAAACGATCAGGCACGGCACATCATGAGCCTGCTCGCCGCCGAACTACCGCCGAAAAAAGCCGCCGCGCTGGCTGCGGAAATCAGCGGGGCGAATAAGAAGGCGCTGTATGAATGGGCAGTGGCACAGAAGCGGGAATAGAAACAACTGAACCACATAAAAGGCTACCTGAAAACGATTTACCGTTTTCAGGTAGCCTTTTGCCATGCCGGACTACCCTGCCCGCTAAGGCAAAATCTCAATTTCAGCCTGCGGTTTGACGTGGGCGTAAAGTTCGTCGATTTCGCCATCGGTTACAGCAATGCAGCCGTGGGTCCAATCGCGGCGCAGGTGTTGCGCGCCGATAAGGCCTAGGCCGTTGCGCAGGCCGTGGATTTTGATGTCACCGCCGGGGCTTTTGCCTTGTGCGGCGGCATGGGCGCGGTCGGCAGCATTGGGGTAGGAAACGCCGAGATTTTTATGGTGGCTGCTGTAGGGATTGCGGTCGTTGATGGTGTAGCGGCCTTCAGGGGTTTTGCCGTCGCCTTCAAATTGTTTGTGGCCAACCGGGCTAAAGCCGAGTGCGATGGGATAGGTTTTCAGCAGATTGCCTTGCGCGTCGTAGGCATCCATTTCACGCTCGGCTTTGCGCACAACGAGTTTGGCAATTTCGCTGCCCGGCGGCAGGGCGGGCTGTTGCAATAGGCTTTGCTGCCTGGGGCTGAGGCCGGCGCTGTTGCTGATGTTGGGCAGGCTGCCGGGTGGGTTGCTGCTGTGCCGTAGAAAAACATAGCCGCCGCCGAGCAGCAGAAGAATGGTGCCGAATAGGGCAAGTAGCGGTTTTTTATTCATGGGTTGGCATCTATCCGAGCTTCGTCGCAACTCGCGTGGCTCGTTTCCACTGAATTGAAGATTCGGTTTTCAGGTAGCCTTTAGGCTTCTCTGACCGCTTCGTAGTGGTAGTGCTCCAGATGGGCGCTGCTGAGATTTTGGATGAATTGGGCGGTTTGTTGCTCGTCTTTGGTGGGGAGGATGATTTGGCTTTGCACTGCCCAATCATACACCGGCTGATCAATCGGATAGGCGGTGAGCAGGCCGCTGAGGGCGTGTTACCGAATCCAGCGCTCTGCGTTTTCTTTACCGGAAAAACAGGCCGACACATTCCGGCTGCCGCTGCCCTGGAACACCCAAATCCGATTATCCGCCCGGCTCATGCCGCTGCCCCTTGGTTCAGCCGCTCGAACAGCGCGCCGTCTTTGCCGAATTCGGCCAGTGTGCCGCCTATATCGAACCAGACTTGCTGGTTTGCTTCGCCGCTGCCGTCCAGATGCCAGGCTGCCCAGCTATACACGCCTTGGAGCTCATGGGTGTGGCCGGCACCGGACACATGCAGGCAAAACTCAAAGGCCACGGCGGTGCGGTTTACAGCTATGGTTTCGGGATGGCTTTCGGAGCGGCACCAACGGTGAGCCAATCGGGCGGAGAGGTCACGGCAAAATCGAGCAGGCGGCTGTCGGCTATTTGTTCGTGCAAGATGCTTTCGATGCTGCTGCGGATTTCTGCACAGGGTTCGTCGGCAAACCATTGCAACATATGCCGGGTGTCGTCGAGGAGTTGGAAGTTGTCTTTCATGATTTTGAATCAGGTAGTTGTGGTTTCAGGTAGCCTCCACCCACCATGCTTTCTGCCACGAGGCTGGCACGTACTTCTGCCTAGGCGGCCGCGGCCAAAAGCAGGCCGGAGAGGATAACGATTTGCTTCAGTTTCATATGCTTTCCTTTCTATTAAATGAGATTGGACTACAGGGTGTTG from Eikenella exigua encodes the following:
- the rsmI gene encoding 16S rRNA (cytidine(1402)-2'-O)-methyltransferase, with product MWQKILDKATSQIEPQTLYVVATPIGNLADITLRALAVLQRADLVCAEDTRVSQQLLSAYGIRAKLVSVREHNERQMTDTITAALAAGQVVAQISDAGTPAVCDPGARLAAGVRAAGFKVVPVAGASAVMAALSVAGVTQSDFYFAGFLPPKAGERAQWFERWREVPYAVAMFETPHRIEAALAQMAEILPNRHLVLAREISKTFETFISGSVAEVLAAVRADANQTRGEMVLVLHPPEAAAANELNDQARHIMSLLAAELPPKKAAALAAEISGANKKALYEWAVAQKRE
- a CDS encoding L,D-transpeptidase family protein — translated: MNKKPLLALFGTILLLLGGGYVFLRHSSNPPGSLPNISNSAGLSPRQQSLLQQPALPPGSEIAKLVVRKAEREMDAYDAQGNLLKTYPIALGFSPVGHKQFEGDGKTPEGRYTINDRNPYSSHHKNLGVSYPNAADRAHAAAQGKSPGGDIKIHGLRNGLGLIGAQHLRRDWTHGCIAVTDGEIDELYAHVKPQAEIEILP